From Malus sylvestris chromosome 1, drMalSylv7.2, whole genome shotgun sequence:
caaaccaaaagaatgAAGGACATAATGATGTGGGAACATCATTAGGAGGTTTTCCTTTATGATGTGGCCACATGAGTGGAAATTATGATGTTtgttccttttgtttatattaaggCATTTGGTTATGCCTTTGGTTTTGGGGGTTGGGAACGGCAgattagagagaagaagaggtggGTTACTGTTTTCTATCCTCCATTTGTTTGTAATCCCCACGTATCCGTATCCCAGCGTGTCAGATATGGGATACGTTGGTCTTCCCCCGTGTCCATGCATCATAGACAGCAACAACGTAAATAAGCAGCAATAAAACCGGTTACAAAATTATAATTGAAAATATAACCAGACCGACACCAAACTGACCGTAAAAGGTTAATTGTGTGTACTGTGCTTACCAGGAAACCAAAAGGGATGATGAAAATGAcactgagggagagagagacagcAGAGAGCTCGACATCTCCGAGATGACCGACAAAGACGGTGGTTATGTGGACTGAATCAGGTATTGAAAAAGAGAAGTGTAGGCCACCGGAGCTGCAATTCTCCAGAGCTTCACAGCCTCTTTCCTAGAGACCTCCATAGCCTCCCCAAAGCTCCTCACTGGAGCATAATCAGCAGCTGCTGCCGCCTCTGCATTGATTTTCAGCAATGGTGTTTCCATTGAGAGATTCAAAGGGGTTACTACCGCTGATGCTTAGCTCCAACAAGTTATATTTGGAGTTGTGGGGTTATTCTCTCACgtgatttttgttttaatatctATGATTTTatttaactaatttttttgtttttacaaacAATATTCTACATTAAACTAATTTAAGTTGTATAAAACGGTTTGCACTGAGTATAAGAGAACACATCCATCCAAACCAACATGACTACGCCCACTTCCACAAAGCCTAAGCAACAAAGATAAAGCTAAATCAGATGGGGAGACGGCCAATCAAGTCACAAAAGCAATTTACATAAAATAACTTTACCGCCGAGAGCATCAAGCTACTGCATAAAGCACCTGTCTATTTTTGGCTCCGAGTGTTTGAAGCGTAGTGTTAGTACAAAAATTTCACAACGTGTGGTCTGAATTTGAAAGAGTAGTGAAATCGATACCTAAATATTTCAGCAGGTCCTACAAGCATAACTGTCTATATACTGTGCCTTCCTCTAGATCCTAAAATATCTAATTttcaatgaaaaagaaaattgtagaaatggtcgctcaactttaactcaaccAGTGGAATAAAcccttaactaaaaatctatAACCATTGATTCCTTAACTCGTCACAAcataatttcgtcaaaattagaaggattaaagttaagggatcattgctccaattgtgttaaagttgagggacaatTTCTCTGATTGGGTTAAAGTCGATGGACCATTGCTATagtttttctcatttggttttccATATTTGCCTCTTGAGTCAACCTCACGTGGGTGACAAGTAACTCATTTTGAAGAAAGTTCTAATGGAGTTGACGGAAATGATCATAGGTGcatattttgatgagttaagggatcaATGGTCcctgatttttagttgagggactattaCTCTAATTgagaccattactacaattttctcTTATTAATATAATCCAGTGGGGATATTTAttgaccacaaaaaaaaaacaatccctCGGGGTATTTGTCTTTGTAATGAAGATCATATACGTTTAGCTCCACTCTCGGTTTTGATGTCTTGCCCACCCCACTTATGGACGCGATTTTTTGCTTGCTCCACCTGCAATTTAATTACGATTCCAATCAATAAGGAACTTCAGGATATACAATGCAATGCAGAAACCAAAGTTGAAGAGATTTGAAATAAAGAATTGATTAATTACCTCTTTGTTCCAATTAgttttgtaaaatataattagCAGAAGTATGGTTTGGAGAGCAGTTCCACATATCATGCCTCCCCATAGTCCCTACAATATTAATCAAATAACTCATCAAGTACTCGTTGTGGGAGTTGCCAAATTATCTTAGACATcattgaaagaagaaaaataatatttatttacCATGACTCCCCAATTTGCAACATGGCAAAGAAGGTATCCAAGAGGAATTCCAAAAATGTAGTAACAACCCAAGTTTAGATAGGCAACCATTGTCTGCCATCCACCTCCAATTGCAACACCTTCAAGAACAAGCAAGTCAACAAATGCATCAAAATATGCTTGCATGCGCACATGCAACACATATATCATAGATTTTATGTGCATGATGATCCATTTTGGTtattatatagtatatataacaTGCATAACGAGATACCTGATATTACTAGTTGGACACTGTTGAGCACCATAGTTATACCGAGAAGGTATGCCAACTTAGCAACCGCTTGTTGCAACTCCTGGTCACTTGTGAAAAGCACAGCGAAATCATCTCTAGTCATTAAGACAATAATCATGAAAAGAATTCCGATCAATAGTGATTGAAATACTGTCACATAGATAGAGTATTTTGTTGCTCTGGGACGTCCTGACCCAAGTTCATTAGAGACACGAACACTGCAGAAGAAGATAAAGTTATTATAGACACTGTAAATAATCAATGACAAGTGCAAGATAAATATCAGAAAACTAATAGTCTAATGCATTACGTGCCTTATTGAAATATTTATTCCAACGAACAACATTGCTTCCCACCCATTGATGTTCATGCTGTGGAgacccaaaaaagaaagaatgctATTAGAAATCAAAAGCTATCATATACCATAAAAAGAGAACTTACCTGCACTAGATACGTGCAttgtcatgtgttttaactttcacACATAGCAATATGCATTATTACCCTGTGCAGTTAAGTAACATCTATTTATGAAAAGAGTATAGGTAGTtaactaaaaaatttaaaatattaattaccaaatagAAAGAGAACCAATGGCTATAACTGCATTAGAAAGACTGCCGGTGAGAATTAGTATACTCATCATGTACCAAATCTCAAGGCAGAGCATGACTGCGGAGGCAAGAGAAAGTCTTACAAATTCCCAAATGTCCTTGAAAGCGAGCCATGAAAATCCAGTCCAACCCTCTTTGCACCAACCCATAATATACACAACTTGAGCAATTGCCATCCCCCATCTTGTAATGTTAAATGACACAGCTGCGCCCAATGTGCCCCAATCAAACTCATACATGA
This genomic window contains:
- the LOC126616477 gene encoding protein DETOXIFICATION 35-like isoform X2 — translated: MEEPLLHTAAAGADELSNRPPLYEGGNEDYAPVRSFDAFQRMFWIETVKLWQIGVSSVITIICMYGTNAVILLFAGHLGTIQLSAISISLAVISTFTDGLMLGMGSALETLCGQAFGAGQVHMLGIYLQRSWIILFVTTLFLLPVYIFAVPILKWLGQEDDIANLAGKFTLQIIPQIFSLAIYFPAQKFLQAQRKVKVLAWIAFLGLVIHIGMLGLFMYEFDWGTLGAAVSFNITRWGMAIAQVVYIMGWCKEGWTGFSWLAFKDIWEFVRLSLASAVMLCLEIWYMMSILILTGSLSNAVIAIGSLSICMNINGWEAMLFVGINISISVRVSNELGSGRPRATKYSIYVTVFQSLLIGILFMIIVLMTRDDFAVLFTSDQELQQAVAKLAYLLGITMVLNSVQLVISGVAIGGGWQTMVAYLNLGCYYIFGIPLGYLLCHVANWGVMGLWGGMICGTALQTILLLIIFYKTNWNKEVEQTTKRIKTWGSQEIKTDKIYKNIS